DNA from Actinoplanes sp. SE50/110:
GACCGGATGATCGGCGAACTCGACCAGATCGAACGCACCGAGGAGGACCCGAAGCGGCTCGCCAAGCTCTTCGACCTCGACCACCTCGCCACCCGGATGCGCCGCAACGACGAGAACCTGCTGGTCCTGGCCGGCGCCGACGTGGGCGCCCCGCGCCGCGAGGACGCCCTGCTGGTCGACGTGCTGCGCGCCGCACAGTCCGAAGTGGAGCAGTACCACCGGATCGAGTTCGGCGCGATCGACACCGACGTGGCGGTCGCCGCGGCCGCGGTCAACGACGTGGTCCGGCTGATCGCCGAGCTGCTCGACAACGCCACCCGCTTCTCGCCGCCGACCACGGTGGTGATGGCCCACGGACGGCGCTCCGGTGAGCAGCTCGTGGTCCAGGTCGAGGACCGGGGCCTGGGCATCACCCCGGAACAACTCGAGGTGATCAACCGGCGGCTGGCCGAACCGGCCGAGGTCGACGTGGCCGCGTTCCGCCTGATGGGTTTCGCGGTGATCGCCCGGCTCGCCGCCCGGCACGGCATCACGGTCCGCCTGCTGCCGCACCGCGAGGGCGGCACGATCGCCGAGATCAGCCTGCCGGCCGAGGTCACCGTCCTGCCCGGAATGCAGAGCACCCCGGGACGCGCGGCCAGCTGGACACGTCCCGGCCCGCCGCCGCAGGCGATCGCCGGAGCGGAGCGTGCTACGCCGGAGGTCCGCCCGCCGGTACGTACCGTCCCGGCGCCCACCGCGCCGGCCGCTCCGCGGTGGGCGGCGATCGAGCCCGGCCCGCAGCCCGACCTGGACCTGCGGCCGACACCGGACCGGCCGCCGCTGCCCACCCGAGTGCCGAAGCCGGACGTGGGCGCGGAACCCGCCCCGACGCCGCTGTTCACCCCGGCCGCCGCGCCCGTCTCGGCGCATCCGGTGTCCGCACATCCGGTGTCCGTGCATCCGGTGTCGGCGCCGATCCAGGTCAGGATGCAGCACAGCTGGTTCGAGGGGGAGGCGGCGGCCGGTCCGCGCGGGATGCCGACCGCGGGCTACGCGCCGGCACCGGTCTCCGCGATGCCCGCCACCGCGCCGGTGAGTGCGGCGCCGGTCTCCGTGCCCGCGGCGAGTGCGGCGTCCGTCTCCGTGCCCGCGGCGAGTGCGGCGTCCGTCTCCGTGCCCGCGGCGAGCGCGGCGCCGGTCTCCGGCGGTGGGGCGGTGCCGCGTCCCCGCCCGGCGCTCGAGGACCGGTGGCGGACCGCGGCCGACGACGGCTGGCAGCGGGCCCGCGACGCCGCGGCCCCGCGGGACGCCGGTACCACCCGATCCGGGCTGCCGAAGCGCATCCCGCAGGCGCAGCTCGTTCCCGGCGGGGTGACCGACCCGCCCCGCGCACAGCATCGTCGCAGCCCCGACGACGTCCGTGGACTGCTGTCCGCGTACACCCGTGGGGTGCAGCGAGGGCGGACCGATGGCACCGCCGAGGCACCACCGGCTCCTAAGGAGAATCGACAGTGACCAGGCCTCCCACCATGCAGGACATGGGCTGGCTGCTCAACAACTTCGCCGACAGCATCGCCGGGATCGCGCACGTGGTGGCGGTCTCCGCGGACGGCCTGTTGCTGGCATGCTCCCGGGATCTGCCGCCGGACCGGGCGGATCAACTGGCCGCGATCACCTCCGGGGTGGTCAGTCTCACCGACGGTGCGTCCCGGATGTTCAGCGCCGGGAAGGTGCAGCAGACGATCATCGAGATGGACAGCGGTTATCTTTTCCTGATGTCCATCAGCGACGGTTCCTCGATGGCGGTGCTGGCCGCGCGCAGCTGCGACGTCGGCCAGGTCGGTTACGAGATGGCCCTGCTGGTGGAGCGCGTCGGCGCCGCCCTGTCGCCGGTGGCCCGCGAGGCCGTCGGCCACGCCAGATAGAGCCTGAGCGCCGGGGCCCCCGGCCCCGGCGGAGATGAGGTGACCGCGACATGAGTGAGCCGCACGATCCCCGGGGCAACCTGGTGCGGCCGTACGCGGTGACCCGCGGCCGGACCGAGCCGATCCGGGACATCCCGATCGAAGCGGTCCTGGTCGCCAGCCCGGCGGCCGTGCAGGAGTCACGTTTCGCCGGGCACGACAAGTACCGCATCGCCGCGCTGTGTGAGCCGAAAGCACTATCGCTCGCCGAGCTCGCGGCGTTGACCCGGTTGCCTCTCGGGGTGGCCCGGGTCCTCGTCGCCGACATGGTCGCCGACGGTTTGCTCGCGCTGCACAGTGCCGCTCCCAAGCGTGGCTTCACGGAGCGGATGGATCTGCTGGGAAGGGTTTTGAGTGGACTTCGCAAGCTCTGAGTGGGCGGGGGCGTCCCCTTCGGAGATCACCTCCGCGAAGATCGTCATCGCTGGTGGTTTCGGCGTCGGGAAGACGACCCTGGTCGGCGCGGTCTCCGAGATCGAGCCGCTGACCACGGAGGCCGTGATGACCGCGGCCGGGGCCGGCATCGACGACGCCTCCAAGGTGCCGGAGAAGGGCACCACCACGGTGGCGATGGACTTCGGCCGGATCACCATGGCCGACGATCTGATCCTCTACCTCTTCGGGACGCCCGGGCAGACCCGGTTCTGGTTCATGTGGGACGAGTTGATCAGGGGCGCGGTCGGCGCCGCGGTGCTGGTCGACACGCGGCGGCTGACCGACGCCTTCGCCCCGCTGGACTACTTCGAGAACCGGCACCTGCCCTACCTGGTGGCGGTCAACTGCTTCGACGGCGCGCCGCGCTACGAGCCGGAGGAGGTCCGGGAGGCGCTGGCGATCCCGGCCCGGGTCCCGCTGATCATGTGCGACGCCCGGCACCGCGAGTCGGTCAAGGCGGTTCTGATCGGCGTCGTCGAGCACGCCATGACCACGCTGGTCGCCGAACACGAGCAGGGCGTGACCGTGTGAGTCGCTGCTCGACGATCAAGATCAAGACTGTGATGCAGATGTCGTGCGCTGCGGCCGATAACTGACCGTAGCTCCCGCCGGGACCCTTGCGGGCCGGGCTGGCCGCTGACGCGTCCAGAACGCCCGGCCCGCAAGGGCGACATCCGCGGGTGGGCACGGGCGCCACGCGGCCCCCGCCCCGGACCGCCCGCGCCGTCAGGCCTGTTCCGTCACTGACGAATTCTCGGCGGGGCTAGCTGTGATGTCCGGCCAGGTTGAACAACCTGGCCGGACATCACAGCTAGCCGGCGATGCGGTAGCCGCGCTTGACGACCGTCTGGACGATGCCGGGGATGGCGGCCCGGAGGCGGGCGACGGCCATCTCGACCGCGTGTTCGTCGGCGTGGCGGGGGAGGGTTTGCAGGAGAGCGGCGCGGGACAGGACCCGGCCCGGTGAGGTGGCCAGGGCGCGCAGGACCGCCATCGGGGCCGGGGCCAGCTGGCGCAGCCGGCCGTCGATCACCGCGGCGTGCCCGCGCAGCGTGATCGCGTGGCCGTTGACCTGCAGGGAGACCGCGCGCTGGGGGAGTTCGTCGGTCAGGGTGCGAACCAGCGCGCTGAGCCGGGCCCGGGCCGGCGTCGTGACCGGGATCTCCAGCCGGCGCAGCGGCTCGGCGGTGACCGGCCCGACGCAGGCGGCCAGCACGTCCGAGCGGAGTGCGTCCAGCAGCGGATCGACGGCCGGACCGGCGGCGCGCAGCAGTGCGTGCACGGCGGCCGCCGAGGTGAACGTCACGGCGTCGACCAGCCGGCCGGCGATCAGGTCGACGAGGCGGTGCAGCGGCGCGGTGTCGGTCGGTGGCGCCCAGCGGTAGACCGGCAACTCGATCACCCGGGCGCCGGCCGCGCGCAGTACCTCGGTGTATTCGGGCTGGCTCTCCCCGTGCAACTGC
Protein-coding regions in this window:
- a CDS encoding nitrate- and nitrite sensing domain-containing protein — encoded protein: MSTGSSGLPVRRGPLSWSRDAGIRTKLAGLMVIPLVAALALASVRLIDVRGTASDAGRVADLTRIGTDLSGLSRLLHQERMAAAAFLADTGAAPDRFRTATEAVDTQIRTFRAHRTALGDVPARVADRLRLIQEQLGTLTDIRGAVEARKDLPIVTMAQRYDQALDQIFDFDDVVVQIAEPGTVADGLRGLAAFGRIQEAVADQEATGYVVQATRQLGAAQQQELIGAQVARQAALDDFRQIADRDQIGLVESTLSNPVVAQADGLVTRLAGGGSVDADELTTTYGQVLDLLQDTGGRLDGQVAEDARYDRDAAARRATVEFIVVLLVLTAAIAIAAFLARRLHLSLRMLREGALAVAHRDLPDAVTRLQDADSLGEGGVDRIVAETRDPFRLTDRDEFGQVAEAFNMVHREAIRVAAEQAALRTSVSAMFLSLARRSQALVDRMIGELDQIERTEEDPKRLAKLFDLDHLATRMRRNDENLLVLAGADVGAPRREDALLVDVLRAAQSEVEQYHRIEFGAIDTDVAVAAAAVNDVVRLIAELLDNATRFSPPTTVVMAHGRRSGEQLVVQVEDRGLGITPEQLEVINRRLAEPAEVDVAAFRLMGFAVIARLAARHGITVRLLPHREGGTIAEISLPAEVTVLPGMQSTPGRAASWTRPGPPPQAIAGAERATPEVRPPVRTVPAPTAPAAPRWAAIEPGPQPDLDLRPTPDRPPLPTRVPKPDVGAEPAPTPLFTPAAAPVSAHPVSAHPVSVHPVSAPIQVRMQHSWFEGEAAAGPRGMPTAGYAPAPVSAMPATAPVSAAPVSVPAASAASVSVPAASAASVSVPAASAAPVSGGGAVPRPRPALEDRWRTAADDGWQRARDAAAPRDAGTTRSGLPKRIPQAQLVPGGVTDPPRAQHRRSPDDVRGLLSAYTRGVQRGRTDGTAEAPPAPKENRQ
- a CDS encoding roadblock/LC7 domain-containing protein, whose translation is MTRPPTMQDMGWLLNNFADSIAGIAHVVAVSADGLLLACSRDLPPDRADQLAAITSGVVSLTDGASRMFSAGKVQQTIIEMDSGYLFLMSISDGSSMAVLAARSCDVGQVGYEMALLVERVGAALSPVAREAVGHAR
- a CDS encoding DUF742 domain-containing protein; protein product: MSEPHDPRGNLVRPYAVTRGRTEPIRDIPIEAVLVASPAAVQESRFAGHDKYRIAALCEPKALSLAELAALTRLPLGVARVLVADMVADGLLALHSAAPKRGFTERMDLLGRVLSGLRKL
- a CDS encoding ATP/GTP-binding protein; the protein is MDFASSEWAGASPSEITSAKIVIAGGFGVGKTTLVGAVSEIEPLTTEAVMTAAGAGIDDASKVPEKGTTTVAMDFGRITMADDLILYLFGTPGQTRFWFMWDELIRGAVGAAVLVDTRRLTDAFAPLDYFENRHLPYLVAVNCFDGAPRYEPEEVREALAIPARVPLIMCDARHRESVKAVLIGVVEHAMTTLVAEHEQGVTV
- a CDS encoding uroporphyrinogen-III synthase → MTERIPAARRSALDEPAAVLAGYTVGVTSDRRRDELAALLEGRGARVVLAPALRIVPIADDAELRAATRACLDSPPDIVLVSTGIGMRGWLEAAESWGLAEPLRAVLDRSYLVARGPKARAAVRTAGLRECWTPEGESSAEVVEHLTTRGLGGLTVALQLHGESQPEYTEVLRAAGARVIELPVYRWAPPTDTAPLHRLVDLIAGRLVDAVTFTSAAAVHALLRAAGPAVDPLLDALRSDVLAACVGPVTAEPLRRLEIPVTTPARARLSALVRTLTDELPQRAVSLQVNGHAITLRGHAAVIDGRLRQLAPAPMAVLRALATSPGRVLSRAALLQTLPRHADEHAVEMAVARLRAAIPGIVQTVVKRGYRIAG